CTTCTGCAAGTCGTTGAACTATTGATCAAAGACTGTCAGTGAGTTCATGATATTCGATTGGGCAGAGACTGAAGCAGATATTGCGCTAGTTCCTGTCAGTGTCGAAGTGATCGACGCCGCGTTTTGAGTGACGCTGGAACCAGCTGATTCTGTTGACTCAAATGTCACAAATTCTATGCCTGGTAAGCCAGTTTTTGTGTCTTGATTCAAGCGTATATTTGATGGAAGATTGGTTGTGAGTGTGCCTCCAGCAAGCTGATCACCGCCTAAGGGAGTGATGCCAGCAAGAGCAGTAATTGATCCATCTCCAACGACATTTTCAAGATTGTTTAAAGGAGTGAAATCAACTGAAGGTGGGGTAGAAGAAGTATCTACTATAGGGTCGCAACCAGCTTTAGGTGTTGAGCATTCTTGGATCGGAAGAAATCCATCGCGATCAAACGTCAAGGTCAGAGTGGCTTGCCCTACATTGCCAACTGAGACGGGGTTAGCGCCTTGTACCCTTGGTCCACCAAGGGCAATTGGAGTCCCCACTGTTGTTTCAAAGGGCCTGAAGACGTCGCCGTTTTGTGTGATTTGTGGTGAAGAAACATTAAACGATTCCCCGTATTCCAAGCCGTATGTTGCGCCGCCTTGAATGGTGATGATCTGGTTCGTACTCAGACTTTGAGCTTCTGCAGTTCTACCGGCTACAGACACCGCCAAAAAGGCTGCAGCGACCGATACCTTCGCGATGAGCTTGATGTGGTTTGTCAATGGAAAGTGAAGCGAGTGAACCTTCAAAACCCAAGAAAGCATGAATTCTGAAGGAATTGTTATAGCGCTTCATCAGACTTTCTTAAGTATCCGCTCAGACCATTCCAAGGTTTTGGCGAGATTTTTTGAATATTTCTTAGCAAAAAACATCGTTTTGTATGAACTTAGTTGCCTTTATCTTTTTGCACTTTTGCACTTTTGCACTTTTGCGCTTTTGCGCCAGAGTGGATGGCCACGATTTAAGACAGCTTTGCAGTGGGAGGTAATGCCATTGCTGGAAACCGGAGAAAGCCTGTATTTCTTGAAATTCAAACATAACGATTGTTTTTTTATTCTCGGACTAAAATATTAAAAATTCTGGGCATAATGAGATCTTCAAGAGCCATATCTCTTCTACTGGTTGGATTGGTAGGCCTTTCTGGTTCTTCAAATACTGCCTTTGCCCAGTCTTCTCCATCAGCCACGTCAAGTTCTAGGGCTACATCTGCCGGAACAACAGTGAATAACCAAAATAATTCTCAAATTAATACCAGTTCGTTTTATGGTTTTGGCCCCGGTATTAACTGCCCTACCCCAACACTTTCGGTTGCTGGCTTTGGTGGTAGTGGATCAGGCCTCAGTGATGGAGATGTCATTGGTGCCAGGGTTAACAGTGATAACTATGGCGGGGTCGTTACAGTCACTTTCCCTATAGGTGGTGCCAATCATGATATCTGTAAAAAGATTGGTCAAGCACAAGTCTCCGCTTTGGAAAGTCAAGTTGCAAGAGCTCAAGCAGAGGCGAGAAAGACGCAGGCAGATATCAATCTTGTAACTGCTTTGAAGTGTGTTGAGCTTCTGAAGTTTGCAACACTTTCTGGTCAATTTGCTCAAATCTGTTCAGGTGTTAATCCAAATTTTAATTATCCGAGGGCCCGTGCACCGCAATCACCTTAATGTTGTCAATCACCTCCTTTTTGAACTTTAAATAATTATGGCTCAATATACTTTCTTGGTGAAGTCGGTTTCGAAGCCTTTGGCTGTTGTCTTTTTGGCGATAATCGCTTCTCAGAATCCTGTTAAATCGAATAGTTTTGATGTTTACTGTACTTTGAATGGCGATCAAACGACTACATGCTCTGGATGGGAGGGAGATCAAGACCTTACTTGCGTTGCGAATGTAGGGGGCTCGCTGAGTTGTAAAGCCTCCTCGGGACAAGGTTTTGTTTGTGTTAATAACTCTGGTACTACTTCTTGTACTAATCAAAACAGCGCTAATGTGCAAACTACTCAATGTACCTTTGATGGTGGAGGAACTTCCTCTTGTGCTCAACCCGAGCCACAATCTTCTCCATTGATTGAAGCTCCCTCGATTGCTGAACCATCGATTGAAATCCCAGAAAATTTGATAACGCCTACGTTGAGCTTGCCCTCCGTTTTTTGATAATCTTGATTGCTTTTGTCTGCAGAAGAGGATACTATTTTCTTCTGAAAATGTCTCGTTTGTTTTTGTGGGTCTGATCGTTGCTGCGCTTTTGTAATCCAGGTGTTTTGCGACTTGATCTTCAATGTGTCCAAGGCCCTATGGCGCCTTGTTTTGATTCGATGTGTCCTTTGTGGTTGTGCGGGCAACGTGGGTATTGGCTAAAGTAACTGCATGATTCTTTGTCAAAGATGTCTTTGTTTTTTTTGACTATTAATCGCTTGAGGAGGTCTGATTAGTGTCTTCCAGGGAGATTGATTTGTCTAAGTTTTCATCTGTCTGTTTTTGCTCTTTTGCTGTAATATCACTGGTCTTTTCTTTTGCTTCTCTTCCTGGATCAACTCAAAGGGTCCCGCAAGTTACTGGATGGACATTTTCCCGATCCTATGGGAAAGGGGTTGGTAATTCCACCGCAACCACGGCAATCTCTGAAAGCAATGGAACGGAATCGTTTTCTCGTGTGAATGTTTTGCCGATCTCGGAGCTTGATCCTGACGGAAACTTTTTAATTCAGGATCCTGATAGCCCCTTCTCTATTGGGGTAAGGGCACGTAAAGCGGAGGAAACTGTTAGGGCTCAACGGCTCAATTACTTCTCTCTGTCTGACTGGGGATATACAGTCTTTAGTTATTGATTGAAATCCAGAATGTATTGGATTTGAGAATTAATTCTTCTCGGCGTTGGATCGTTCTGATGATAGCTTTTTGTCGCTTGAATGTGTTCGAATGAGTTAATGAATGTTGTCAACAGGCTCTGAGAATTCAATCAGAGCCTGCTTGTATCCTGAATCTTAACTTATACGATTATCATGCTTTTACTGGCTCTTCGATGATTCCGGTGGGCACGTCCGCAAACATCACGGAAGACAAATAACGCTCAGCGAGGTCAGGCAGAACGACCACGATTGTTTTGCCAGCAAATTCATCCTGTTGGGCAAGGCGAATCGCTGCTGCGGTTGCTGCGCCGCAGGAAATTCCTACTAAGAGGCCTTCTTCCTGGGCCAGGCGCACGGCCATTTCGATGGACTCCTCATTGGTGACCTGCTCAACGCGATCGACCACAGAGAGATCGAGGTTGTTAGGAATGAAGCCAGCGCCGATGCCTTGAATTTTGTGTGGGCCGGGCTTGAGCGCTTCACCATTCATTGTTTGGGTGATCACAGGGCTGTGGCTTGGCTCAACGGCTACCGAGGTGATGGCCTTGCCTTTGTCCTGCTTGATGTAACGCGAGACTCCGGTAATGGTGCCACCGGTTCCAACGCCGGCAACGAGCACATCGATCGCCCCATCGCAGTCATCCCAGATCTCAGGACCAGTGGTTTTTTCGTGGATCTCTGGATTGGCGGGATTGTCGAACTGTCCAGGCATGAAGTACTTGGACGGATCACTATCTGCAATCTCCTTGGCCTTGGCGATGGCACCAGGCATGCCCTTGGCGGCTTCCGTCAGGATCAGTTCAGCGCCAAGCACGGCCATCACCCGTCGACGTTCGATCGACATCGATTCCGGCATCGTGAGGATCAGCTTGTAACCACGAGCCGCGGCAGTGAAGGCCAGGGCAATGCCTGTATTGCCTGAGGTGGGCTCCACGATGGTTTTCCCTTCGGAGAGAACGCCACGCTTTTCAGCGTCCCAAATCATGTTGGCGCCGATTCTGCACTTCACGCTGTAGGCGGGGTTGCGGCCTTCGATTTTGGCCAAAACGGTGGCCTTGCAACCCTTGGTGACGTGGTTAAGGCGAACGAGCGGGGTGTTGCCGATGGCTTGGCTGTTATCGGCGTAGACGCGGGACATGAGGCTGGAATTATTTTCTAGAAATTTAATTGCCAGGATTGGCACTTCATTCCAGCTTCAGGCCTTATTAAGACTTCGATGTCTGTTGATGTGGTTTTGACTATGCCGACCCGATCATTTTTTGGCTTCCAATGAACACTTGCTACGCGTCCTTTTTGGCCTTCGCCTCGGTCGCTCTCTCATCGGTCGCTGTCTCGCCTGCTGCTGTTTTGGCAGAGTCTGAAGAGCAGGCGCGTGGCCCTTACCTCCGCTTGGGTGCAGGCGTGCAATGGCCGGAGACGAGTGCGCTAAAGGATCAAAGGTGTTCAAGTACCTCACCGCCAGCGTTGTTTGGATGTGGGCCAGGCGATGACGGACGAAGCCTTGGTGCCTATGGCGGTTTTGATCAGGCCCCCGTGGTGGATGCGGCGATCGGGTATCGCTGGACGTCATGGCTGCGGACTGAGGCCTTACTCAACTGGTCGCCCCAGCTCAACGTCTCCGCGCAAAGTAATTTCCTCGGAGCAGGCTCGAATCAGCCTGTTAGTGCGTCTGGGAATGGGTTAGCTGGATTTGGAGTGCTGTACGTGGATGGACCTTCCCTGGCAACGGTCCGTCCGTTTATCGGTGCTGGTCTTGGTGCTGCTCGGACGTCTCTTTCTGATGTCACCTATCGATTCCCAGCGATTTCCAGTGATGCCGTCACGGTGACCTCTGGAGGGAGATCTACGTCATTCGCCTATTTGCTCACGGCTGGTGTGAGCATCCCTCTCAGCGAGAGGCTTGACCTTGACCTGGCCTATCGCTGGACCGATCTTGGAACGGTGAAAACCAATGCAGGATCCGCCAAACTTGTTCGGCCTGCAGGCCGATCCAAGCTCGCGATTGCAGGTACAGAGATTGATCTTCAAACTCAAGCCGCTGTAGCGAGTTTGCGTTTTCGCTTTTAGGGGCTCGACGCGGAGAGGGCGCGCTCAAACCGTTGCCAAAGCTCCTCGGGTTGTTCGAGCCCGACCGAGACACGTAGGAGGTGAGAGGGAACGCCGCAAGCCTGGGCCCAGGCCAGTTCGTCGTAGTGAGCCAAAAGCACATAGGGACACACCAAGCTGAACGGTGTGCCCAGGCTTGGCCCTTTGCAGACCGACAACCCGTCGTAAACATCTCGGGCTTGATCGCTACCGCCCTTGAGCTCGAAAGAGAGCAGGCAGCCATGTCCGGCGCCGGGGCGCATGAGGCTGCGGAAATTGGGGCATTGATCGGGGTAATACACACGCGCCACCGCCGGGTGACTGCTGAGCTTTTTGGCTAGGGCTTGGGCATGGCGATTCAGTTGAGGAACGCGTGCCTGGACATCGCGGCTTCCTTGTTCCAGGGCGATTGCATCGCCATCGTCAAGGCCGGTGAACCCTGCGGGTGAGTGTTGATTCTGAAAGGTTTGCTCCCAGCGGGAGTGCGGGCTCACAACCAGTGCTCCAGCCAACACATCCCCCCGACCGCCAAAACTTTTGGTAAGTGAACTGAAGATCAGGTCTGCATAAGGCAGGGGATCGATGTTCAAGCAAGATCCGATCGTGTCGTCTGCGATCACTGGAATCCCTCGGGCGTGAGCCAAACGGCCGAGAGTTGGGAGGTCCACGCATTGCAGAAGGGGATTGCTGGGTAGTTCCACAATCACCGCTGCTGGATCGATGCGATCAAGAGCGGCTTCCATGGCTGCGCTGCTGCTGTCGAGCAGTAGTTCGCTTCCGGCAAACACCACCTGAGGCAGCTTCAGCACATCGACGTAGGGGAAGCCGATTTGCAGGGTGGGGCGCCCTTGCCGCATGGTTGTGAGCCATTGCAGAGCCGTGTGTAGAGCCGCCATCCCGGAGGGGTGCAGGCTGAACTGCTGGGTGTCACATCCATAGATGGCGGCTAGTCGCTCGATCACGAGGGTCTTGGCCCGATGAGCGGCCCCCGCCGCTGGTGCTGCCTCCTTGTTCAAACTGATCGCGGCCCGTCGCGATGAGGCGCCTAAACCAGCGTGTTGCCAGAAAGCTTTGGCATGGGGGCTCGCTTCGGCGTTAGCAATCAAGACGGCGAGTCCGAGCTGATCCACGATTTGGGTGGAAGCACTCGGAGCCTGCCGACGGCAATGCTGTTGGGCGAGCTGGGCGGCAGCCCCGTTGGGGTAGGGCCAAGCACTGGATCCCGGGGAGTTCATCCCGGTGGGGAGCATCGCTAATGCTTGTTGAGCAACCTCTGCAACTAAAGGATGGAGAGCAAAGCGTGGATACAACGCTCGCAATTGCGACCGGCACTGCGGATCGTTGTCTTCGTAGGCGATGACATCGCGCCAGCGCGGTAGGGCAACGGACACGGCATGGGTGCTGTCCGGCAAGGGATGGCCAAGGTCCTCGCCTTGCCAGCATGGGTAGCGCAGGAGGTCGCGGGAACTCACGGGAGCAGGGTGAGCGCGTGATCAAGATCGATCAACAGGTCACGGATGTCTTCGCAGCCAAGGGATAGCCGAATCAGCCCGTCGCTGATGCCTAGGGCTGCTTTGATCTCGGAAGAAACGGCGGCGTGGGTCATGGTGGCTGGATGGCAGATCAAGCTCTCAACTCCGCCAAGGCTTTCGGCCATCGTGAACCAACGCAGGGCTTTGCACACGGCATAGGCCTGTTCACGACTCGCATTTAATCCAATCGTCACGATTGCTCCGCCTCCGTTCATTTGGCGCAAGGCCACAGCCCTCTGAGGGTGATCGTCTCGTCCGGGATAGCGCACCCAAGACACAGCGGGATGGGATGCCAAGTGATCCGCCACCGCAGCCGCATTCGCCATCTGTTGGCTCAGGCGCAGGGGCAGCGTTTTGATGCCCCTGGTGATCAGCCAACAGTCGAAGGGTGAGGGCATCAGCCCCAATGCTTTTTGGGCAAACACCATCTTTTGATGCCAGCTGGGCTGATCGGTGCAAACCACACCACCGAGGGCATCCGAATGCCCGTTGATGTATTTCGTGGTGCTGGTGAGTGAGAGGGTGGCGCCGAGTGCCAAAGGACGTTGCACCAAGGGGGTGGCGAACGTGTTGTCGACCACAACGGGCACGCCTGCGGAGCGGGCCGCGCTGCAGACTGCATCGAGGTCAATCACCTTGAGCAGTGGGTTGGTGGGACTCTCCAGCCAGACCATCGCTGGCCGCTGCTCCTCGATGCGGGCCACAGAACTGGGATTGGTGAAATCAACCCATTCGGTGCGCACCCCGAACTTGGCAAACACCTGCTCGAACAAGCGCACGGTGCAGCCGTAGAGGTTTTCTTCGCAGAGCACCAGATCTCCCTGGCTCAGGGTGGAGACAATCGCGGTAATCGCGCTGACTCCCGAACCAAACACCGTGGCGTGGGTGCATGCCTCAACAGAGGCCAGAACGCCTTCAAGGATGCGGAAATTGGGGTTGCCCGAGCGGGTGTAATCGAATCCGCCTGGGTTGCCATGCTCAAAGGTGGATGTGGCGTAGATGGGTGGCATCACCGTGCCGGTTTCGCTGGCGAAGCTTTCGCCGTGGTGAATGGCCCGGGTGGCTGTCGCCGGTTCTGGGACAGGACGCTGCAAGGCGTTGATGCGATCTACCTGAAGGCTATTAAACGGTCTGTTGTTAAGCGTGTTTGTTGGCTTTCTAGGTGAGGCATCGCAGGGTTCAGGGCTCGCAATGGTTGTTTTGGTTTTGAAGATGTCAGTGATCGGTGTGTTTTTTGCTGACTTCGCTGCAGATCTCTGCGTGATTGATCGCTTCCCTGAGGAGTGATCAGCCCCAGCTTTGCGGGAACGCCGCTGACTCGAGTTTGTCTTTGAAATATGCGGAGCCACGGTCGTGCAATGCGGCTTACGTCGTCTTAGCGTTTAGACGATTTTGTGATCTGTCATGAAGGAAAGCCAGGTTCTGCAAAGTGATAAGGATGAATGGAGAGATCATGTTCTCCAAGAGATTGTTGGGTTTTTAAGTAAGAATAAAGAAGAGATCCATGGGCGTTACCTTGATCAACGACGTGGCCAGCTTTCACGAGATTTTATTGAAGAGAAAGGTTTGATGGATTTTGAATTGGCAATCACATTTTTGGAAGATAAGCCCAAGGGTATGGGGTTGGGTCTTGGCTTTTTCAAGGCAACTCTGATTCGCTAAATGGAAGGCGATCCTCCTGATGCCTTGGATCTATGCGGGGGATTTCAATTTTCTTGCTTGGCTTCGCATCCGATTGAGTGGCATACAGCGGATTTAAACTGGTAAAATTGATTCATGATGAGTTGCTCTTCGATCTCGTCGTCCGAAATCAATGGAATGGTATGAATGATGAGCAAAGGGACTGGTCTGGAAAAATCTTTGCTTCCGCATAAATACGTTTTTGCTCCGAGTAAAAGCTTGCTGATTCTATTGATAACAAGCTTGCAGCTGTTTCGATCTTCGAACAAGATTTGCGCTTTAAATTGAATGTCAATTTCGTATTCGTCTTGGTCGCTTTCGTGATTTTGGTTTCTCCACACTCCTTCGATCATCCACCACATTCCGCCGTTATGTATCCAAACTGTGGCTAGCTCTGGCGGGCTTGCTTTAAAGATATTGAGTTGACAATTGAAGTTGTTGCTCTTGAAGATCTTGTAAATCTTCCTGCTTGTAAGCTCATTCGCTTGCACGAGATTGACCATCAACGCATGGGTATTATCATCAGCTCTAATCCCGTTTAGCGTTCTTGCGGATGAGGCATGAGCACGTTCATTTAATACTAGCTGACTGCAAATATTGTCTGTCTGTATAACTCGTCACGAGGCGTTGGTAGGAAGAGGGTGATTATCTAAAGTCGTCTATTCTGTTGTCAATGTGTCTTGGTTGCTTTGCCGATGTTTGTGCGGACGGGTGGTTGATTGATGGCTGCGGTTACTGGGCAATGCGCTTTCATCGAGATGAGCAATCTGATGCGAATGATCCTCGTGTTTTTGTGGATTATGGAAGGGGGATGCCAAACGGACAGTCCGCCTTGTTGAAGAGCAGAAAACATCTGCCACGAAAGGATGCAGAGACGCAATGGAATCGATTGATTGAAATCGGTTGGACGCAGGTTCCACCTGTTTGGGGGCAAGATGTTGAGCCATAAATCAGGTTTGTGTGATGACTGCCTAAAAGCCCAATCCGATGAATAGTTCTTGATGCACAACATAGGTGTAGTACAAGGTTGTGCCGGCATTGGGTGAAAGTTCGATGCCATCACTGTTAAAGGCGATATTGCAAATCAAGTTTCCCTTCCAGGCAATTTTGTCTTGACTTTGTTCTGCTGACCATCTCATTACAGCATTGAAATGATCAGGAATGACGGCTCCAATCTTCTCGCAGATGTCTGAAAGTCTGCAGAGGGCCGGGGGTTTAGCGGGTAGGGATAAGCCTTTCCTTAGCGTCAATTCGTCTATTACTCCTGTATATCTCACGAATTCGATGAAAGCTTCTTCCTCGGTGGTTAGTGACGCATTAGATAACGCTTGATCAAAGAGAGCAGCTGTTAGGACTGGCCTGGATTGAATCATTCTGTTGTTGCAATGATTTGCTGATAGGTGCTGATTATAGTCATCGCTCTATGGAGTTTAAATATTGATTCTTTCGTCTTTAAACGACCTCCATTGGTCTATGGGCTAGATGATCTGATGAGTGAACCCAATCTATTGCTCCGTTCGTGGGTTCTACCTCGTTGTTCTGTGCAAAGGGTTGTGTGTTATTGATTGCACGACCAGCAATTTTTTGCCACAGTACTTGAAAAGGCTAAATTCCATGGGTCTGAGGAAATCACTCAAAAAAGCCGTGGTTTATTTGCTTGGTGTTGTCGACGAGTACTGGGCTATGCGAGAGCCTAGTCAATATGGCGATAAGGATCCAGAATGCTCGATCTCTACTGACAGTCAGGGTTGTGTGAGCAAAAGTGTCTCGCAGTCAAAGCATCCATGACGGATGAAAGAACAATGTTGTGGCAAGAATAATTGAGATTGTTGAAGGTCTTGTTGGGGAGCGTTATAGTGTGATTGTGTTGAGATTTTCTTTTGAATCAAGCTAGTATCCGCCGTTTTATATTTACTTTAATCACCGGTTATTTGGCGATTTTTGGCATTCAGCAGATTCCTTATGAATTTCCAAATCAATGGGCTGTGTTGATTCCGGTTTTAATTGTTGTTTATATCATCACTGTATGGCTGGACGGAGTCTTTTTTAAGGATAATGAACCCCCCGAAAAGCCTCCTGCTGCTATGAAAAAGTCCAAGAACAAGAAATCTTCGAAAAAACCGAATGGATTCGGGGATTCTTAGAACCTTTTCTTTCGTCTTTGCCTTGCTGAAGAAGCCTAATCATCGCTTGGTATAGCGTTCATGCTTCAACGATCTGATGGTCCTTGACTGCAAGTGTTGGCAAAAAAAAACCTGCTGGCTTCGTGTCCAAGGCCAACAGGAATTGAAATGGAATGAGAACAGTCCCAGATCGAAATCCGGGATTGAACATCAGACCTTTCTTGAGTAGTACTCCACAACCAGGAGTTCGTTGATCTCAAGGGCTACCCATTCGCGTTCAGCGCGGCCAATCACTTTGGCGCTGAGCTTGGGTTTGTCGAGCTCAAGGTGAGGAGGCACGTTGGCCAGTCCAGGGAATTGAAGATTCGCTTCGGCAAGCAGTTTGCTGCACTTGCGTTCGCGAATAGCGATCACATCACCGGCCTTGCACTGATAACTGGCGATGTCGGTGACCCGTCCATTCACGGTGACGTGGCCATGGTTTACCAGCTGGCGGGCGCCGGGCACGGTTGGACCAAATCCAATGCGGAAGCAAACATTGTCGAGACGATTCTCGAGCAATTTGAGCAGGTTGGTTCCTGTTGAACCCTCCTGAGCACGCGCTTTCTTCACGTAGCGCACGAGTTGGCGTTCAGACACGCCGTAGTTGAAGCGAAGCTTTTGCTTTTCTTCTAAGCGGATCGCGTATTCGGAGCGCTTGCGACGGGCTTGGCCGTGCTGACCGGGTGGATAGGACCGTTTTGCGGCCTTCCGGGTGAGACCGGGTAGGTCTCCCAAGCGCCGCGTGATCCTCAGGCGAGGGCCGCGGTATCTGGACATAGGTCGATTGAGATCGGTAGTGGGTTGTTCGTGTCGACTCTGCCTGTGATCACCGAATGCAGACGGTGCGAGACGTTCGACAAGAACCACTTAATATACTCCTAGGCTTGCCTTGCCTCGAAAAGGCGTTTCTCTCAGGAGCCCATACACATCTTGGGTTCAATGAATGAATATTTTTCCTTGTGAAAACTAACCAATCCTCGTCAGTTCTTACTGGTTTTCTTCTCCGTTTTGTTGGGCTGCAGTTTGTTGCTTTTATTTTAGCAATTATTTTAATTGTCTCGGGGTATACCTTGGTTACGAGAACCTATGTTCGCTTTCAGGCCTCGCAGGTGATGGACGTGATGTTGGCTGTGCGTGAATATACATCTAGAAAAATTAATCCATTGATTGCTCCTATCAATGACTCTTCTGATGCGGCATTTATGCCTGAAGCTGTTCCAAGTTATTCTGCCACAAAGGTGTTCGAGTATCTAAGATTGAATCATGCGTATTCTGATTTCCAATATCGAGAAGCTGCACTCAATCCAACAAGTCCCTCGGATCGAGCGAGTGCTACTGAAGCGGAAATTATTGCTCGGTTTGAAGACAACCCTCGTTTAAGGGAGATTAGTGGTGTTCTAAATGATAATAGTGATCATAATCAATATTTTCTCGCGAAGCCCATTCGGCTCTCGAAAGAAAGTTGTTTGGCCTGTCACTCAACACCCGATAGGGCTCCTAAAAGCCAACTCATAGCCTATGGAGATAAGAATGGTTTTGGATGGAAGCTGGGTGATGTTGTTGGTGCGCAGATCGTATCACTTCCGATTGACTCTGGTTTGCCGTCTCCAGCGCGTTTTGTCCTTCTGCTTGTCTTGGCTGTTGGACTCATGTCTTTGGCTGTAGTTGTGGTTGGTAAACGCTTCTTTGAAGCTCTTATCGCTCGTCCACTAAGACAGGTCTTGCGACTTGTGAGTGATCAGTCTTGCGAGGCCGATGACGATTCAAAGCATCTGCGTCAACGTCAAGATGAGTTTGGTGTGTTGTCTCGATGGATTTCTAGCCTTCGTGATTCCTTGAAGTGAGCCTCAAGATTCTTTGTATTGGATCAATTGCCTTCTGGTCTTTTTTAACTGAGGGCAATCCAAGCAAAAAGCCCTTGAGAGGCTAAGAAGGTCGCTGGAAGGAAGATTTCCATGATTCTTTCGAGTGTTGGAACGCGTTCTGCGCCTTCTTTTGCAATTGTTTGTGAGATGTAATAAGCGATGAAGACTTCTGAAACCATAAACACGAATAGGAAGATTGTATAAGTATCGCCTAGGGTTAGATAGGGGACTCTTGGTACTGAGCTGGTGATAATGATTTGGTAAGCAAGAGTTGTAAATAGCAGTCCGGAAATAAATGCCAATCTGTCCGCAAATGCCTCTAAGGGGATGGCCAGGAAAAAGATGCTTGTGAAGGTGAGGATCCCTAAGGGCAGGAATATCTTGTAAATAAAGTGGCCTGACCGCCTTGAGATTGTTATCGTCGCTGATAATCTTGAGAATTCATTGCTTCCTTGCTCGGGGTCGTCATGGTTGCGAATCACATACCCTAAATTTTTGATTTTCCATTCTGGAAGCTTGGAGTTTTTGCTTAGGCTTACGACATCTCCAAGTTCGACTAGCTTGAGAACAGTCTTGTCCCAGCTAAAGGATTGTACATATAAGTGCAGGAGTTGCTGGTCAAAAGGGAATTTTTCGAGTCTAAATTCTGAGCCAAGTCCTTCCTCAAAACGCGCTTTCCTTTCCACTGCTCCACTGCGATGCAGTGTGATGGTTTGAGTTTGGTAAAAGGCTTCGCTGACGCGATTTGTAAATTCAAGTTGAGGAACCCAATGGGATCCCATCCAGTCTTCTGCAGCGGAGTTGAACAGAACGAGTTTATCTTCATTTTCTGGGAGATCGCTGATGATGCGTGGATCGCACCATGTGGAAGTCAGTAATCCATCAAGCTGAAAATTATTGTGTGTATCGGAGATTGAAGGCAATTCATTGATGTGGATGCTGACTCCCACAGGAATGGGTTTGAGCTTTGAGATTGGTTGCGGTGGTGCTAATGGATGAGTGGGTAACAGCTCTTTCTCTGGGCACCCGTATTCGGAAATATTGAGCTGAGATAAATCTTTGATTCTGTTCGCTTGGCCAGGGATATATTCAACTGCGCTTGAGGGCGAATAATGGCCTCCTATCCATAGGCAGAAGGCTAGTAATGCTGCAAAAAATGTACCAATCTGCTTTCTTCGTGCCACGTATAAAAAGCACTACAGGATGTTGAAACGATAATCCCTGATTGGTGATCAAAATATTTTGCGTTTAAGCACACTTCGTTAAGATGAAACCATCCATTTGGTCTGTTGGCCGTGATCGAGACATGGGTCAGCCGGTTGATGCTCGGCTTGATCGGCATCTATCGCACTTGGATTTCACCCTTGATCGGCCCTCGCTGTCGGTTTACCCCAACCTGTAGTGCTTACGGGATCGAGGCGATTCAGCGCCATGGCCCTTGGCGTGGTGGTTGGTTAACCCTGCGTCGTTTGCTGCGCTGCCATCCCTTTACCCCCTGCGGCTGTGACCCCGTCCCCGATTGA
The window above is part of the Synechococcus sp. WH 8020 genome. Proteins encoded here:
- a CDS encoding Tll0287-like domain-containing protein — protein: MKTNQSSSVLTGFLLRFVGLQFVAFILAIILIVSGYTLVTRTYVRFQASQVMDVMLAVREYTSRKINPLIAPINDSSDAAFMPEAVPSYSATKVFEYLRLNHAYSDFQYREAALNPTSPSDRASATEAEIIARFEDNPRLREISGVLNDNSDHNQYFLAKPIRLSKESCLACHSTPDRAPKSQLIAYGDKNGFGWKLGDVVGAQIVSLPIDSGLPSPARFVLLLVLAVGLMSLAVVVVGKRFFEALIARPLRQVLRLVSDQSCEADDDSKHLRQRQDEFGVLSRWISSLRDSLK
- the yidD gene encoding membrane protein insertion efficiency factor YidD; translation: MLAVIETWVSRLMLGLIGIYRTWISPLIGPRCRFTPTCSAYGIEAIQRHGPWRGGWLTLRRLLRCHPFTPCGCDPVPD